GCCATTTGTTTCACACGACGCACACTATCGCGATCGCCATGCTTTTCCTCGAAGGTTACGTACTTGGTGTAAAGCGTCTTCATGTTCTTCATCGGTAGCCGCTGCATGATCGCACGCTCCAAAATTTGCCGCGCATTTCCCACCAGATTGTCCTTCACCAGCATATCAATGTACTGTGACCAGATGTCGGTACGCTTCGGATAGGAGGTCAGAATTTGTTCGAACAGCAGATGTGCTTCGTCCCGGTTATCGTTACGATTGTGCAGAAAGGCAAACTTTACTATCATTAAAATATCTGTGGattaaaggaagaaaaagtaaagaaaatagCATTAGAGAAACGATAACAAATTTGAACAATAAACACTTACGCTCTCTTGTTGGCAATGATTTTAATGCTTGGCTGAGCAATGGCTTCACTTTGTCACCCTGCCCAATACGGTACCATGCGTCGGCTACCAGAAACCACATATCGTTATGTTTGCGAAACTTTTTCAGCAGCAACTCCAGGAACTCCTGCACTTCGACATGTTTCTGACAGTCGATTAGAATATCGATCGCGCGCGAGTACACTTTAAACGCATCATTGTACTGGACCGCTTCCTGCAACACTTCCTTAAAGGTGTCTACTGTCTCGTATCgaatttccaaatttaacAGCGCCATCCAAACGTTAAGACGATCAGTTTCCTCTCGAAAGTGGATCGCTCTCAGAGCCTTTCGACCGACTGCTCGTGCCTTGTCCAGTTCGGCCGATTCCATATGAAAGGCCATGTAACGAATCCAAAGCATGCTGTTGTTTGGCTGTGCCAATACCAGTCGTTCGAACTGATCCGGTGTGTGCGGATCCGCCGATGGGTTGGCCAGCTCATCCTCTATTTTGCGCAACCGTTCTTCCTCTTGCTTCATCGCCTCGAACCGTTCTTTTCCAGTGGATCGCTTTTTACCGACAGAGTTGTAATGTTCGTTGTCACTGCTGTCGGCCTCGTTGTCGCTCGCATCGGATACGGAACGTTTGTAGACGGGTGTACTATCCCAAAAGTTCAGCGCACCTGGCAGTCCTGTGACGCCCGTAGTGCGCTTTCGCTTTTTAGCTCCCAGTTTACTATCGCGCGGTACGATATGGTCATCTTCTGTACCGTCAAGTTGTGCTAGGTAGAAATCATTCGCTCCATCAAGCTGGTCGATTACAAATGTTGAAATATTCTTTTTCAATGCAGACTTTCTCGATTTCGCTTCTTCACCGATTAGAAGTATAGATTTTTTGGCCttttttgattgcttttttggCAACTTTGCAATAGCAGCTGTTTCTAGAGCTTCAATAGGtgatattttcttcttcttcctcaaCGGCAACTGCTCACGTGGAGCACTTTCCTTTACATCTGCAACGATCGATCGTTTCAGCTTGGACTTATTACTTCCGTTACTAGAAAGTTTAGACGCTGaacctttctttttctgtgtAGCGTTGTTGGGGCcgttggtttttgttattgGGGGGCTCGATTCATCATCCGTCTCATCATGATTGTAGACGTATTCTTCGTCCTCATCTTCATCCATGCTGTCGTAGCTGGCATCAGCTTGTTGCTCGTTACTGTTTTCTTCTGcattttctgtttccttttcttcctgctGTGTGTCACTGTCGCTATCATATTCAGATTCGTCTTCTTTGTCCTTGAACTGTTCATCGAAAGTTTCTGTTGCTTGACGACAACGAATTATTATACGTTTGCTTTGGCCTCTCTCCCTGACCGTTTGAAACATACACATCAAGTGATGACTTGCAGCGAATATCATCTGTCCGAATTGCTTCACCAGTTGTAATTTCTCCGAATTGTCGGTATCATTTTCCCTGTGCTGCATATCGTTGTAATGATACCTTACCGGTTCAATCAACAATGCGTTTGGTGTGCCAGATTTAAGGCAACATATTCGAACGTAATTATTCGCAAATAATACCCAACGTCGTGTCGGTTGTTGCGGAATCTGTACCCTTAATTGTTCATTCAGCAGTACAATACGCTCGAACAGCGATTGATCCAAACAGACTTGTACCAGCTTTCGCTCCACGTCGATCCAAATGACACGGGCAGGCACCCTTTCGCCTACCTTGTACAATGTGACTGACTGATTGGGTACGACAGTGGTGGCAATACCTTTTGCAGCATATTTCGATTTATTATCGATCGCATGAACCACCACGGCGTATTTGTTGGATTCTGGAATGATGCTCTCGATTACACATTCAACAGTCTGACCGATCGTATAGTTGGCAAAGGCGTGATTTGCTTCTTTGTATctgcaattaaaaaaataaagtgtttttaattaatatcaaTGTTGCCCATTGCCACGTGAGTACAAACCTTTGAACCAAATTATTAACGTCCTTCAAATACTCGGCCATGAATTTGTATACATCCATAATTCCTTGTTCGCATACATTTTGCAGCCTTGTGCTCACGTCCAGTTCATATCCTTTGTCGGAGgattttttcacatttaacACACGCATCATGATGGTGGAACCGTCCTCCACTTTGCGATagttttcattcgtttttatcTCGATTTGTTCCGAAAAATTACTAAGCAGCGGAGTTACATACAGCACACCATTCACGGTGATGCAGCTGCCCTTCAACAACATGCCTCTTTCCACAGATTCGACATGCATGGGATGCGTCTTGAAATATGGTATCAATCGGACGCTGTACGTACCGGGGTTTGTCTTAACTACGGTAAGCGTCTGTCCTTCCTGGAGCAGTCTCATGTAAAGCGAGTTATGCTCAACAAACTCGGAGAAACATTCTGATGGGACGGTGCCAGTTTCGCCGCCCTCGGTTCGCACATCAACACCGCTGGCATGAACACATGTAATTGTGGCGTTAACGAAGATAGCCGAACGAATCTTTTCAGCAGTGTTCGGTATTGTGAGAGAGATTTTTCTGGTTGTCTTATCGAACTCAATCACCGTGAATTTCTCAACGGTATCCAAACGAAGATTACCCACTTTGGCAACATCCATTTCTGATGCGCATTCCGTTTTATCTAGTACGCCACTAATGTTGTTAAAGAATCTTACTACAACAATCATGGGTGTTATTCTTCTAACCATACCGAGAAAGCTCTGATCATTCTTTGTTGCATCCAGTTGATCCCAGTCATATAAAATGCTTGCTTTTTCGTCCAGCAATTCCGGAATGTTGGTAAATTTGATGAATGGTGTTCCAATTTCACGATAAACTGCCCTCACTAAAAGGGTATCTTTGATCTTAAGCGGTGTTGCTTGATTATAATATCCGAAATTTAATGATCCTATCACACGGCCCACCTTAACGAGGGCATCTCCGTTAAAAATTTTGTGTACCCGACATTTGTACGTTTTGCCCATAATGATATCTTCCAGGGTGTGTATTTCTACATCATCGTACTGTTCATTAGTGACCACGTACGTGTTCTCAAGCGGATCATAATAAAGCACAAACACCTTGTGGCTAGTGCCAATTTGAAAGTTACCCATTACAACACTCTCGTCAACATTGTCCGATGAAACAGCTTGTCTCATTATGACATTTCGTGGAAGCAGAGCGCGCTGCTTATTCCCGAACTGCAACCAAACTCCACGACCATCAATCGCTTTCACGTAAGCTTTGTCAATTGCAGTACCGGGACGATTAGACAAATCTGCTTCGACCCAATTATAAGGATATGGTCTCAAAGAAACAAATACTTGTTTCGTGTCGGGCATCACGTACAGCAGTGTGGCTGGTATCTTCTTGAACATGGTGTACTTTTGCGGAGTGCTCGTTACTTTGGTGagcatgtttttattaacGTACGCGGGAACCATATCTTCAAACAGCATTCCGCGTAGACCGAACTCCACCGGTTCACCGACGGTAAACATTAGTCTGCACCCTGGTACTATCGTCTCCATTGCGGCCGATTCAACATTGAGTACCCGGGGAGCATTCGGATCAAAAGCCTTCAAAATTACTGTTGCTCCAAAACCACCTTGGGAAACCGATTCTATCGAGCAAAAAAGGTTGCGACCCACATCGTCCTGATTTTGGCCGAGATTTTCATTTGGTAAAAAGGCGCGCACATTGTGAACACCGACGTTCATAGAGTATCCATAATCCTCCTTATTAACTATTGTTGCCGCTAGCACCAGGCCAGGGACGAGCTGCGATGGTACAAATTCCTTATGCAATTCACTTGGATTAAGCGAAAAACACGACATCCTGAAGTCTTTCTGGATTCTTTTAGAGCAGAGAAACTTCGCGTACACCAGATCGCCATAGTTGTACAGATCGTTCAATGATGGACAATCGGTGGAACCAGTGTTGATCATTTCCTGCAGTCGGTTACTGTATGCATCCGATACATCTAAAATGTTCACATTGCCGATAATACCCCCTGGCAATATTAAATCCAGATCTACTTTAGTGATGCGTTTTACACAGCCCAGCATAAGCATTCCTTTCTGGAGTGTATCATTCGTAAGAAAGGAAGCATTTAATGTTTGCTGCGTCTCAGCTTCgtcctttcttttttcactcttCACCAATGAAGAGTGACGCTGATAGGCAACACTTGGTGACACTTGGTGATGTTGGTGAGCATCTTCTCCTGGAAGTTTGTCAGCGCTGGGATGCTGAACATAAAGAAAACTTTTACATGTGCGTGGCTACAGTGAGACGTACCGGCAATCTGTTGTTACCTTGATCGAAACCTTCGGTTTCGTGATACACTTTATTTGACCATGCATTGGTCCTTTTGTGTCACGACCAACGTTGAACATGTTACTTTTATTCCGATTGGTAACAAGAACAGAGACAATCAATTAGAAAAATAGTTGCACCATTCACAAAACCGCGTGTTTTAATGCACGATACTGATTTGACAACAGCAGGTGCAGTGTTACCAATAGTCTATGCTAAACGATTGACCCGTCAACTTTTAACATGATTTTTTCAAGTTTGTGATTCCGATAATCGCGTGGACGACAAATCGCCATGTATAGTAGGAATACTTCCTACTAATTTCGagtattttattaaattcattttcattgcttTAAGTCAATTTTTCGAATTCTTACCGAATATTCCATCGCGAGTATGATTAATATGAATACGACTATTTTGAAGAACGGAATGCAGTTTCAAACAGAAGATCCGCACAGTGAATCGATCTGAAGCTTATTGCACAGTGACCTTTAATTTGGGATATCCTAGCCCGCTGGTACAGGCGGTTGAGGTGCCGGGCACGATAGTACCGACACCATTTCATATTCGCATCTTACcgcgaaaaaaatattaaatttcccaGTTGCATGTTTGAATCGATGTGTTGATTGCCAACCAAGGATGGGGACAGTATCATATGCATACTAGTTCTGTCGGCGTTGCCGAACTGCTCCTTCGATTTTGCAAAATTTGTCAGAAGCAAAAACCCAGACGTTCCAGTAACAAAGATCCTTTTTTGCAGTACAATACAACACCGAACTGCTGCCATAAACGACCATTACATGTTGGTCAGTACCAACATTTTTTTGCCAACGTATCTACCTAGGTGCCTGGCAGTTATTTTAACATTCGGTGCTATCGATGATTGCTGCGTTCGTCGATTGATCAAATCCTTCATGATCTGCTCACCTAATCGTAGAGATGCCTCCGCATTATGTGCCTCGCGCAGTCCGCATGCTCCGGGAGAATGTTGTAGGcacaaattgagatggagtgatggcgttaaCGTGTccgtcagaaaaaaaaaactgaatatTGGATCGAAAGACGGCGGCACTCGACTGTGAGCGGCTAAgggttcattcaattattacgtaacgctgttagggggggggggggttcctaacgttacggtttgttacatagagggaaggggggggggggggggggggggggtggtacAACTTTATGTTACGTAACATAGAATAAGTTGTTCAGATGgctaaattattgatgattaTATTTTTCGTCATTCATCATTGCCACTGCTGCATAGTTTGGACCTCACTGGTTGGGTCTATTTTAGTTATGTGATTTGTATTCGCACCTTTATACAGTATACATTAAGTATAAATTTCGGTTTAGATTTAGTCTCAGattcttcatttttatcattattgtttgtatttatatttcttttgATAAGGTATTCATGGCGTCAGTAAACAAGCCTATTTGTTCTTCTTGTTGTCTAGCGGTTTATGTCAGTAATACGATTTTTTACAGAGTGTTTGTTAGCGATAGGGTAAGTGTACCAATTGTGCTAGCACCAATTGTTGTGCTATCGTCggatatgaaaaaaagaatatataaaaatatataaaatatgaaaaaaatggcGATATGCAGTCTCAAATGAATTTCATCGCATAATTTATCATATTTCCTAATGTTCTACCAagtttgtgaaataaaaaaaattaactggTTATTACAGGGAGGGGGGGTTAACGAAATATTACGTAATTAATTGAGGGGGTTCATTCCAGCGTTACGTTCTGTTACaatgggggggagggggtccAAATTTCTCAATTcttgcgttacgtaataattgaatggcCCCTAAGAGGACTCACGTTTAATAATAActtttaaaagattttaatcTTTACATTAATGACATATCATAACCGTAGTTGGGTTACCTGCTCTAGTACCCTCAACATGTGCGCAACGTGCAagggttatttttattttactttatttcccTTATTACATGAAGGGTGTAACATATGTCGATTgacctttctttctttatttttttattgtatgatcacaacaaaaaagcaaaattaacATGAATGAATATACTCAAAAAGCTGATTGATAGTGTATACGGTTCTTGTAACCGACAAATACCCTGCCCTGGGCAATGCTAATGGTGCAAGCGTTCGTCGCAAGAGAGTGAACTTATTTGTATATATCTGACGTGCTACCTCTGAATCTTTGAGCTGAGGTCAATTACAGCtcagttgaaaaaaaaaaaccctttacgCGAAGATTAATTACGCAGAATCTTAGAATCACGGATTGGAAGTATAGATTTCTATATGGATTTtgtctttttcgttttcttcttgctaCTTTCCTTCGTTCCCTTAACCTTTGTAGCTTTTTTCGATAGCTTTTTAGGCAGCATTTCAAAAACAGCAGTTTCTTCAAAAggtgaattttttttcttcttcctcaaCGGCAACTGCTCACGTGGAGCACTTTCCTTTACATCTGCAACGATCGATCGTTTCAGCTTGGACTTATTACTTCCGTTACTAGAAAGTTTAGACGCTGaacctttctttttctgtgtAGCGTTGTTGGGGCcgttggtttttgttattgGGGAGCTCGAATCATAACTGGCATCAGCTTGTTGCTCGTTACTGTTTTCTTCTGcattttctgtttccttttcttcctgctGTGTGTCACTGTCACTATCATAAGCCGATTGATCCGTGGCATCCGTTTCTTCCTCTTCAAGCATGGTTGTTTCATGAAAAGTATCTGTTGCTTGACGGCAACTAATCAATGTGTGATTTGAGAAAATACGAGGTGCTATTTGTTGCGATAGTCCGTCGTCTATCATAGCACGTGCTTGTGCACGGCACGTACAATAAAATTTGTACATTCGTTCATGTGTGGCTAAAATCATCTGTCCGAATTGCTTCACCAATCGTACTTCGAGCGAATTGACGGTATCATTTGTGCTGTTTATCATATCATTGTAATGATGCCTCACCGGTACAATCAACAATGCGTTGGGTGGACCCGATGTAGGGCAACATATTTGTATGtaattatttgcaaacaatACTCTGCACAGTTTCACATTATTGTGAAGGTTTAAACTCAATTGTTCATCCAGCAGTACAATACACTCGAATAGCGATTGATCCAAACAGACTTGTACCAGCTTTCGCTCCACGTCGATCCAAATGACACGGCCGGGCACCCTTTCGCCTGCCTTGTACAATGTGACTGACTGATTGGGTACGACAGTGGTGGCAATACCTTTTGCAGCATATTTCGATTTATTATCGATCGCATGAACCACCACAGCGTATTTGTTGGATTCTGGAACGATGCTCTCGATTACACATTCAACAGTCTGACCGATCGTATAGTTGGCAAAggcgtgttttgcttctttgtatctgcaaaataaaaaaataaagtgtttttaattaatatcatTGTTGCCCATTGCCACGTGAGTACAAACCTTTGAACCAAATTATTAACGTCCTTCAAATATTCGGCCATGAATTTGTAAACGTCCATAATTCCTTGTTCGCATACATTAAGCAGCCCTGTGCTCACGTCCAGTTCATATCCTTTGTCGGAGgattttttcacatttaacACACGCATCATGATGGTGGAACCGTCCTCCACTTTGCGATagttttcattcgtttttatcTCGATTTGTTCCGAAAAATTACTAAGCAGCGGAGTTACATACAGCACACCATTCACGGTGATGCAGCTGCCCTTCAACAACATGCCTCTTTCCACAGATTCAACATTCATGGGATGCGTCTTGAAATATGGTATCAATCGGACGCTGTACGTACCGGGGTTTGTCTTAACTACGGTAAGCGTCTGTCCTTCCTGGAGCAGTCTCATGTAAAGCGAGTTATGCTCACCAAACTCGGAGAAACATTCTGATGGGACGGTGCCAGTTTCGCCGCCCTCGGTTCGCACATCAACACCGCTGGCATGCACACAGGTAATTGTGGCGTTAACGATGATAGCCGAACGAATCTTTTCAGCAGTGTTCGGTATTGTGAGATAGGTTTTTCTGGTTGCCTTATCGAACTCAATCACCGTGAATTTCTCAACGGTATCCAAACGAAGATTACCCACTTTGGCAACATCCATTTCTGATTTGCGTTGCGCTTTATCTAGTACGCCACAAATGTTGTTAAAGAATCTTACTAAAACAATGGCGGGTGTTATTCTGAAAACCATACCGAGAAAGCTCTGATCATTCTTTGTTGCATCCAGTTGATCCCAGTCATATAAAATGCTTGCTTTTTCGTCCAGCAATTCCGGAATGTTGGTAAATTTGATGAATGATGATCCAATTTCACGATGAACTGCCCTCACTAAAAGGGTATCTTTGATCTTAAGCGGTGTTGCTTGATTATAATATCCGAAACTTAATGATCCTATCACAGGGCCAACAGTAACGAGAGCTCCTCCgttgacaattttttttacccGACATTTGTACGTATTGCCGATAATGATATCGTCCGTGGTCCGTATTTCTTCATCATCGTAGTGCTCATTACTGACCATGTACGTGTTCTCAAGCGGATCATAATGAACCACAAACACCTTGTGGCTAGTGCCAATTTGAAAGTTACCCATTACAACACTCTCGTCAACATTGCCCGATGAAGCAGCTTGGCTCATTATGACATTTCGTGGAAGCAGAGCGCGCTGCTTATTTCCGAACTGCAACCAAACTCCACGACCATCAATCGCTTTCACGTAGGCTTTGTCAATTACGGTACCGGGACTATTGGTCACATTCGTTTCGGCCCGGTTGTTGGTGTACGGTttcaaagaaacaaatacTTGCTTCGTAACGGGAACCACGTACAGCAGTGTAGCAGGTATCTTCTTGAACATGGTGTACTTTTGCGGAGTGCTCGTTGTTTTGGTGAGCATGTTTTCATTAACGTACGCGGGAACCATATCTTCAAACAGCATTCCGCGTAGACCGAACTCCACCGGTTCACCGACTGTGAATGTTAGTCTGCATCCTGGTACTATCACGTCCATATCTGCTTCCTCGACATTCAGCACCCGTGGAGCATTCGGATCAAAAGCCTTCAAAATTACTGTTGCTCC
This region of Anopheles marshallii chromosome 2, idAnoMarsDA_429_01, whole genome shotgun sequence genomic DNA includes:
- the LOC128717930 gene encoding protein RRP5 homolog, with protein sequence MVNVEPAFPRGHKEPTHGLTNRIKKPKAAVKHYGATILAEEKTRRLRPEQRRQLVMNEKKTDEAETQQALNASHFTFAKLPNGILTLACVKRITKTGLELILPGRILGYVPISNISEAYCNRLQEMINTGSTDCPSLNDLYNCGDLVYAKLLCKYMGRERKAILSLDPSELHKEFVPSQLVAGLVLAATIVQKEDHGYSMNVGIRNVRAFLSDDNLGQNQDDVGRNLFCSIVSVSYVGSGATVILKAFDPNAPRVLNVEEADMDVIVPGCRLTFTVGEPVEFGLRGMLFEDMVPAYVNENMLTKTTSTPQKYTMFKKIPATLLYVVPVTKQVFVSLKPYTNNRAETNVTNSPGTVIDKAYVKAIDGRGVWLQFGNKQRALLPRNVIMSQAASSGNVDESVVMGNFQIGTSHKVFVVHYDPLENTYMVSNEHYDDEEIRTTDDIIIGNTYKCRVKKIVNGGALVTVGPVIGSLSFGYYNQATPLKIKDTLLVRAVHREIGSSFIKFTNIPELLDEKASILYDWDQLDATKNDQSFLGMVFRITPAIVLVRFFNNICGVLDKAQRKSEMDVAKVGNLRLDTVEKFTVIEFDKATRKTYLTIPNTAEKIRSAIIVNATITCVHASGVDVRTEGGETGTVPSECFSEFGEHNSLYMRLLQEGQTLTVVKTNPGTYSVRLIPYFKTHPMNVESVERGMLLKGSCITVNGVLYVTPLLSNFSEQIEIKTNENYRKVEDGSTIMMRVLNVKKSSDKGYELDVSTGLLNVCEQGIMDVYKFMAEYLKDVNNLVQRYKEAKHAFANYTIGQTVECVIESIVPESNKYAVVVHAIDNKSKYAAKGIATTVVPNQSVTLYKAGERVPGRVIWIDVERKLVQVCLDQSLFECIVLLDEQLSLNLHNNVKLCRVLFANNYIQICCPTSGPPNALLIVPVRHHYNDMINSTNDTVNSLEVRLVKQFGQMILATHERMYKFYCTCRAQARAMIDDGLSQQIAPRIFSNHTLISCRQATDTFHETTMLEEEETDATDQSAYDSDSDTQQEEKETENAEENSNEQQADASYDSSSPITKTNGPNNATQKKKGSASKLSSNGSNKSKLKRSIVADVKESAPREQLPLRKKKKNSPFEETAVFEMLPKKLSKKATKHPSADKLPGEDAHQHHQVSPSVAYQRHSSLVKSEKRKDEAETQQTLNASFLTNDTLQKGMLMLGCVKRITKVDLDLILPGGIIGNVNILDVSDAYSNRLQEMINTGSTDCPSLNDLYNYGDLVYAKFLCSKRIQKDFRMSCFSLNPSELHKEFVPSQLVPGLVLAATIVNKEDYGYSMNVGVHNVRAFLPNENLGQNQDDVGRNLFCSIESVSQGGFGATVILKAFDPNAPRVLNVESAAMETIVPGCRLMFTVGEPVEFGLRGMLFEDMVPAYVNKNMLTKVTSTPQKYTMFKKIPATLLYVMPDTKQVFVSLRPYPYNWVEADLSNRPGTAIDKAYVKAIDGRGVWLQFGNKQRALLPRNVIMRQAVSSDNVDESVVMGNFQIGTSHKVFVLYYDPLENTYVVTNEQYDDVEIHTLEDIIMGKTYKCRVHKIFNGDALVKVGRVIGSLNFGYYNQATPLKIKDTLLVRAVYREIGTPFIKFTNIPELLDEKASILYDWDQLDATKNDQSFLGMVRRITPMIVVVRFFNNISGVLDKTECASEMDVAKVGNLRLDTVEKFTVIEFDKTTRKISLTIPNTAEKIRSAIFVNATITCVHASGVDVRTEGGETGTVPSECFSEFVEHNSLYMRLLQEGQTLTVVKTNPGTYSVRLIPYFKTHPMHVESVERGMLLKGSCITVNGVLYVTPLLSNFSEQIEIKTNENYRKVEDGSTIMMRVLNVKKSSDKGYELDVSTRLQNVCEQGIMDVYKFMAEYLKDVNNLVQRYKEANHAFANYTIGQTVECVIESIIPESNKYAVVVHAIDNKSKYAAKGIATTVVPNQSVTLYKVGERVPARVIWIDVERKLVQVCLDQSLFERIVLLNEQLRVQIPQQPTRRWVLFANNYVRICCLKSGTPNALLIEPVRYHYNDMQHRENDTDNSEKLQLVKQFGQMIFAASHHLMCMFQTVRERGQSKRIIIRCRQATETFDEQFKDKEDESEYDSDSDTQQEEKETENAEENSNEQQADASYDSMDEDEDEEYVYNHDETDDESSPPITKTNGPNNATQKKKGSASKLSSNGSNKSKLKRSIVADVKESAPREQLPLRKKKKISPIEALETAAIAKLPKKQSKKAKKSILLIGEEAKSRKSALKKNISTFVIDQLDGANDFYLAQLDGTEDDHIVPRDSKLGAKKRKRTTGVTGLPGALNFWDSTPVYKRSVSDASDNEADSSDNEHYNSVGKKRSTGKERFEAMKQEEERLRKIEDELANPSADPHTPDQFERLVLAQPNNSMLWIRYMAFHMESAELDKARAVGRKALRAIHFREETDRLNVWMALLNLEIRYETVDTFKEVLQEAVQYNDAFKVYSRAIDILIDCQKHVEVQEFLELLLKKFRKHNDMWFLVADAWYRIGQGDKVKPLLSQALKSLPTREHILMIVKFAFLHNRNDNRDEAHLLFEQILTSYPKRTDIWSQYIDMLVKDNLVGNARQILERAIMQRLPMKNMKTLYTKYVTFEEKHGDRDSVRRVKQMAADYVQSQLNNAGIQ